From the Nitrobacter hamburgensis X14 genome, one window contains:
- a CDS encoding ABC transporter permease translates to MTRTPLLPLRLALRELRSGLRGFYVFIACIALGVMAIAGVGSVASSLSDGLAREGRTLLGGDVAFSLIQREAKPDEIAFLRARGTVSVAATLRAMARVPDGRLALVELKAVDRAYPMLGALTLAPTIPMADLLAEHDGVFGAAADPALLARLDLKVGDRVTVGSATFEIRSAVDAEPDKLAGRLGFGPRFLVSIDGLRATALLQPGSLVRWTYRVRLAGDGADDKAATALADDARAALPEAGWDIRSRNNASPQLERTISRFTQYLTLVGLAALLVGGVGVGNAVKSHIDRRRDVIASFKALGATGRDVFAIYLTQVMVLAALGSLAGLVAGAALPFIIVGAFGHLLPLPVVPALHPEALAVSAVYGLLTALAFGIWPLARVHDIPVAALFRDTVAHEVHRPQTRYLVWMALLIALLVGVAIGLAYDKRVALVFVAASAMVFALLRGIASALMALARRLPRSRITMVRLAISNIHRPGTLTPSVVLSLGLGLAVLVTITQIDGNLRRQFLAALPERAPSFYFIDIPSSMADRFTAFLKQRAPQAKVEDVPMLRGRIVAARGVRAEDLKPSHDAAWVLQSDRGLTYTGEVPKGSKVVEGEWWGSDYDGPPLVSFEKKVADGLGLKLGDTVVVNVLGRDITATISNMRSVDWQSLGINFVLVFSPNAFRGAPHTHIATLTEIDASPAHDVAIIKAVGDAFPMVTSVRVREAMETIGTVVTNLVLAIRGASSVTLISAILVLGGALAAGHRHRVYDAVILKTLGATRLRLLGAYTLEYLMLGAATAVFGVAAGSIAAWLIVTRLMTLGFEWQAGSAAMVVAAALLVTVVLGLAGTLMALNQKPASVLRNL, encoded by the coding sequence ATGACCCGCACGCCGCTCCTTCCCCTGCGTCTGGCATTGCGCGAACTGCGCAGCGGGCTGCGCGGCTTCTATGTCTTCATCGCCTGCATCGCGCTCGGCGTCATGGCGATTGCCGGCGTCGGCTCCGTGGCCTCGAGTCTGTCGGATGGCCTGGCGCGCGAGGGCCGCACGCTGCTCGGCGGCGATGTCGCATTTTCGTTGATCCAGCGCGAGGCGAAACCGGACGAGATCGCATTCCTGCGCGCGCGAGGAACGGTCTCGGTGGCGGCGACGCTGCGCGCGATGGCGCGCGTGCCGGACGGCAGGCTGGCGCTGGTCGAGCTCAAGGCGGTCGATCGGGCCTATCCCATGCTCGGCGCGCTGACGCTGGCGCCGACCATCCCGATGGCCGATCTGCTCGCCGAGCATGATGGGGTATTCGGCGCGGCCGCCGATCCGGCCCTGCTGGCGCGGCTGGATCTCAAGGTCGGCGATCGTGTCACGGTGGGCAGCGCCACCTTCGAGATCCGCAGCGCGGTCGACGCCGAGCCCGACAAGCTGGCCGGCCGTCTTGGATTCGGTCCGCGCTTTCTGGTCAGCATCGATGGCTTGCGCGCCACCGCCTTGCTGCAGCCCGGCAGTCTGGTGCGCTGGACTTACAGGGTGCGGCTTGCCGGCGACGGTGCCGACGACAAGGCGGCGACGGCGTTGGCCGACGATGCGCGGGCGGCGCTGCCGGAGGCGGGCTGGGACATCCGCAGTCGCAACAATGCCTCGCCGCAACTCGAGCGGACCATCTCGCGGTTCACGCAGTACCTCACCCTGGTCGGGCTCGCCGCCTTGCTGGTTGGGGGCGTCGGCGTCGGCAATGCCGTCAAGAGCCACATCGACCGCCGCCGCGATGTTATCGCGTCGTTCAAGGCGCTGGGCGCGACCGGGCGCGATGTGTTTGCGATCTATCTGACGCAGGTCATGGTGCTGGCCGCTCTCGGATCGCTCGCCGGTCTGGTTGCCGGCGCGGCGCTGCCCTTCATCATCGTCGGCGCCTTCGGACACCTTCTGCCGTTGCCGGTGGTCCCGGCGCTGCACCCCGAGGCATTGGCGGTATCGGCCGTATATGGCCTGTTGACCGCGCTGGCGTTCGGCATCTGGCCGCTGGCGCGGGTCCATGACATTCCGGTCGCGGCGCTGTTTCGCGATACCGTCGCACACGAAGTCCACCGGCCGCAGACCCGCTACCTGGTCTGGATGGCGCTCCTGATCGCGCTTCTGGTCGGGGTCGCCATCGGCCTTGCCTACGACAAGCGCGTGGCTTTGGTGTTCGTGGCGGCGTCGGCGATGGTTTTTGCGTTGTTGCGCGGCATCGCCTCCGCCCTGATGGCGCTGGCGCGCCGGCTGCCGCGATCCCGGATCACCATGGTGCGGCTTGCGATCTCGAACATCCATCGTCCGGGAACGCTGACGCCGTCGGTGGTGCTGTCGCTCGGCCTCGGGCTTGCCGTGCTGGTCACGATCACCCAGATCGACGGCAATCTGCGGCGGCAATTCCTGGCGGCGCTGCCGGAGCGCGCGCCGTCGTTTTATTTCATCGACATTCCCTCGTCGATGGCGGATCGGTTCACGGCATTCCTTAAGCAGCGGGCGCCGCAGGCAAAGGTGGAGGACGTGCCGATGCTGCGCGGACGCATCGTCGCAGCGCGCGGCGTCAGGGCCGAAGACCTGAAACCCTCCCACGATGCCGCATGGGTGCTGCAAAGCGATCGCGGCCTGACCTACACCGGCGAGGTGCCGAAGGGGTCGAAGGTGGTCGAGGGCGAGTGGTGGGGATCGGACTATGACGGGCCGCCGCTGGTGTCGTTCGAGAAGAAGGTCGCCGACGGGCTCGGGCTTAAGCTCGGCGATACCGTCGTGGTGAATGTGCTCGGCCGCGACATCACGGCCACCATCAGCAACATGCGCAGCGTGGACTGGCAGAGCCTCGGCATCAATTTCGTGCTGGTGTTCTCCCCCAACGCCTTTCGCGGCGCGCCGCACACCCATATCGCGACCCTGACCGAGATAGATGCCAGCCCCGCCCACGACGTCGCCATCATCAAGGCGGTTGGCGATGCTTTCCCGATGGTGACAAGCGTGCGGGTCCGCGAGGCCATGGAAACCATCGGGACCGTCGTCACCAACCTGGTGCTGGCGATCCGCGGCGCCAGTTCCGTCACCCTGATTTCGGCGATTCTCGTCCTCGGCGGCGCGCTGGCCGCCGGCCATCGCCATCGCGTCTACGACGCGGTGATCCTGAAAACCCTCGGCGCCACCCGATTGCGGCTGCTCGGCGCCTATACGCTGGAGTACTTGATGCTCGGCGCGGCCACCGCGGTGTTCGGTGTGGCCGCCGGTTCCATCGCGGCGTGGCTGATCGTGACGCGGCTGATGACGCTCGGCTTCGAATGGCAGGCGGGTAGCGCGGCCATGGTGGTGGCCGCAGCGCTGCTGGTCACGGTCGTGCTGGGGTTGGCCGGCACGCTGATGGCGCTCAACCAGAAGCCGGCCTCGGTGTTGCGGAATTTATGA
- a CDS encoding Bax inhibitor-1/YccA family protein, translated as MSDLDRNYTSPFGRAAGRVDRAAVDAGLRSYMLKIYNYMSIGLAITGLAALGVYMFAVTGDATLAAKSATGASLALKGGQYLTPFGLAMYASPLKWVFIFAPLAMVFAISFGINRLKPATAQMLFWAFSALMGVSLSSIFLVYTHTSIVRVFFITAASFGALSLYGYTTKRDMTGMGSFLIMGLFGVIIASVVNIFVASSMLQFVVSVVGVLVFAGLTAYDTQRLKNDYIYGYASQGGEIAERAAITGALSLYLNFINLFTLLLQLLGQRE; from the coding sequence ATGTCGGACTTAGACCGTAACTATACATCTCCGTTTGGCCGGGCCGCAGGGCGCGTTGATCGCGCGGCCGTCGACGCCGGTCTGCGGTCCTATATGCTCAAGATCTACAACTACATGTCGATCGGTCTTGCCATCACCGGCCTGGCCGCGCTCGGCGTCTACATGTTCGCCGTGACGGGTGACGCTACCCTTGCAGCCAAGTCGGCGACAGGTGCTTCGCTCGCCCTGAAGGGCGGCCAATACCTGACGCCGTTCGGCTTGGCGATGTATGCCAGCCCGCTGAAGTGGGTGTTCATTTTTGCGCCGCTGGCGATGGTCTTCGCCATCTCGTTCGGCATCAACCGGCTGAAGCCTGCAACCGCGCAAATGCTGTTCTGGGCTTTCTCGGCGCTGATGGGCGTGTCGCTGTCGTCGATCTTCCTGGTGTACACCCACACCTCGATCGTGCGGGTGTTCTTCATCACGGCGGCCTCGTTCGGCGCGCTGAGCCTCTACGGCTACACCACCAAGCGTGACATGACCGGCATGGGCTCGTTCCTGATCATGGGCCTGTTCGGCGTCATCATCGCGAGCGTCGTCAACATCTTCGTGGCGAGCTCGATGCTGCAGTTCGTGGTGTCGGTCGTCGGCGTGCTGGTGTTCGCCGGCCTCACTGCCTACGACACCCAGCGGCTGAAGAACGACTACATCTACGGCTACGCCTCGCAGGGCGGCGAGATCGCGGAGCGCGCGGCGATTACCGGTGCGCTATCGCTCTACCTGAACTTCATCAACCTGTTCACGCTGCTCCTGCAGTTGCTCGGACAGCGCGAGTAG
- a CDS encoding ligase-associated DNA damage response exonuclease: protein MRPQDILMPVAAGLYCKPGDFHIDPVRAVDRAVITHGHSDHARPGHGAVLATQETLDIMRLRYGDDFGGSAQAISYGEEIKLGDVRVTFHPAGHVLGSAQVAVTHGGVRIVASGDYKDVRDPTCTPFEVVPCDVFITEATFGLPVFRHGDAASEVNKLLASVTLFPERAHLVGAYALGKAQRVIALIREAGYSAPIYLHGAMDKVTHYYQSRGIALGDLRTVKGVKKADLAGTVTLAPPSATADLWARRFPDPVTAFASGWMRVRARARQRGVELPLVISDHADWGGLIRTIAATGAGEIWVTHGQEDALVHWCTTKGLVARPLALVGYGDEDSGEDAAPAAEARDE from the coding sequence ATGCGTCCGCAAGACATCCTGATGCCCGTCGCCGCCGGGCTGTATTGTAAGCCCGGCGACTTCCATATCGATCCGGTGCGGGCCGTGGACCGCGCGGTTATCACCCACGGTCATTCCGATCATGCCCGTCCGGGTCACGGGGCGGTGCTGGCGACGCAGGAAACGCTCGATATCATGCGGCTGCGTTACGGCGATGATTTCGGGGGTTCTGCGCAGGCGATTTCCTATGGCGAGGAGATCAAGCTCGGCGACGTCAGGGTCACATTCCACCCAGCCGGGCATGTGCTGGGCTCGGCGCAGGTCGCGGTCACGCATGGCGGCGTCCGGATCGTTGCCTCCGGCGACTACAAGGATGTCCGCGACCCGACCTGTACGCCGTTCGAGGTGGTGCCGTGCGATGTCTTCATCACCGAGGCCACGTTCGGACTGCCGGTGTTTCGTCATGGCGATGCGGCGTCGGAAGTGAACAAGCTGCTGGCCTCGGTCACGCTGTTTCCGGAACGCGCGCATCTGGTCGGCGCTTATGCGCTTGGCAAGGCGCAGCGCGTGATCGCGCTGATCCGCGAGGCCGGCTACAGCGCACCGATCTATCTGCACGGCGCGATGGACAAGGTCACGCACTACTATCAAAGCCGCGGCATCGCACTTGGCGACTTACGGACGGTCAAGGGGGTGAAGAAGGCCGACCTCGCGGGCACCGTCACGCTGGCGCCGCCATCGGCCACCGCGGATCTCTGGGCCCGGCGCTTTCCTGATCCGGTGACGGCGTTTGCGTCGGGCTGGATGCGGGTGCGCGCGCGGGCGCGCCAGCGCGGCGTCGAACTGCCGCTCGTCATATCGGATCATGCCGACTGGGGTGGCCTGATCCGCACCATCGCTGCGACAGGGGCCGGCGAGATCTGGGTGACGCACGGCCAGGAAGATGCGCTGGTGCATTGGTGCACGACGAAAGGCCTCGTCGCGCGCCCGCTGGCGCTGGTCGGCTACGGCGACGAGGACAGCGGAGAGGATGCAGCGCCCGCCGCTGAGGCGCGCGACGAATGA
- a CDS encoding cisplatin damage response ATP-dependent DNA ligase: MNRFAELLDRLAYEPGRNNKLRLITAYFRDTPDPDRGYALAALTGELSFKHAKAGLVRNLIAARADPVLFALSYDYVGDLSETVALMWPQTPFPPRSSGEGEKSCHNNLPPPTLTDVVTTLRTLGKADLPAQLAHWLDELDETGRWALLKLVTGAMRIGVSARLAKTAAAALGDKDAHDVELIWPGLAPPYLDLFAWLEGRGDKPVNLDPAPFRPVMLAHAIEDADFANLDAADFTAEWKWDGIRVQAVSGRDEHGDVATRLYSRTGEDITTGFPDLLPSLRLPGAVDGELLVVRDGQVQSFNVLQQRLNRKAVTPRLMKEFPIHLRAYDLLDDGDSDLRELPFDDRRRRLVDFIAALDDSRIDLSPQVPFATWGELAAARADPAAAGADADAVEGIMLKRRDAPYLPGRPRGLWWKWKRDPHVIDAVLMYAQRGHGKRSSYYSDYTFGVWTAIDGDEQLVPVGKAYFGFTDEELLQIDRFVRRNTTESFGPVRHVVHEPDHGLVLEIAFEGLQRSARHKSGVAMRFPRISRLRWDKPPREADRLETLERMLRSGATIQSA; encoded by the coding sequence ATGAACCGCTTCGCCGAACTGCTCGATCGCCTCGCCTATGAACCCGGCCGCAACAACAAGCTGCGGCTGATCACGGCGTATTTTCGCGATACGCCGGATCCGGATCGCGGCTACGCGCTGGCTGCGCTCACCGGCGAATTGTCATTCAAACACGCCAAGGCCGGTCTGGTTCGCAATCTGATCGCCGCGCGCGCCGATCCGGTGCTGTTCGCGCTGTCCTATGATTATGTCGGCGATCTTTCCGAGACGGTGGCGCTGATGTGGCCGCAAACTCCCTTCCCCCCGCGAAGCAGCGGGGAGGGAGAAAAGAGCTGCCACAACAACCTGCCCCCTCCAACTCTCACGGACGTTGTCACCACGCTGCGGACGCTCGGCAAGGCCGACCTGCCGGCGCAACTTGCGCACTGGCTCGACGAACTCGACGAGACCGGGCGCTGGGCGTTGCTGAAACTCGTCACCGGCGCGATGCGGATCGGTGTGTCCGCGCGGCTCGCCAAGACCGCCGCGGCCGCGCTAGGGGATAAGGACGCGCACGATGTCGAGCTGATCTGGCCCGGCCTTGCGCCGCCTTATCTAGACCTGTTCGCATGGCTCGAAGGTCGTGGCGACAAACCGGTCAATCTCGATCCCGCGCCGTTCCGCCCGGTGATGCTGGCGCACGCGATCGAGGATGCCGATTTCGCGAATCTCGATGCCGCCGATTTCACCGCCGAGTGGAAATGGGACGGCATCCGCGTGCAGGCAGTCAGCGGCCGTGACGAGCATGGCGATGTCGCGACCCGGCTCTATTCGCGCACCGGCGAGGACATCACCACCGGCTTTCCGGATTTGCTGCCGTCGCTAAGGTTACCCGGCGCGGTAGACGGCGAGTTGCTGGTGGTGCGTGACGGACAAGTGCAATCGTTCAACGTCCTGCAACAGCGGTTGAACCGGAAGGCGGTGACGCCCAGGCTGATGAAGGAATTTCCGATCCACCTGCGCGCCTACGACCTGCTCGACGACGGCGATAGCGATCTGCGCGAGTTGCCGTTCGACGACCGGCGGCGACGGCTCGTTGATTTTATCGCAGCGCTTGACGACTCGCGTATCGACCTCTCGCCGCAGGTGCCCTTCGCCACATGGGGCGAACTCGCGGCAGCCCGCGCCGACCCGGCCGCAGCCGGTGCGGATGCCGACGCCGTCGAGGGCATCATGCTGAAGCGCCGCGACGCGCCGTATCTGCCGGGTCGCCCCAGGGGCCTGTGGTGGAAATGGAAGCGCGATCCGCATGTCATCGACGCCGTGCTGATGTATGCGCAGCGCGGCCACGGCAAGCGCTCGTCCTACTACTCGGACTACACCTTCGGAGTCTGGACCGCGATCGATGGCGACGAGCAACTGGTGCCGGTCGGCAAGGCCTATTTCGGTTTCACCGACGAGGAACTGCTGCAGATCGACCGTTTCGTCCGCCGCAACACCACCGAGAGCTTCGGCCCGGTGCGCCATGTCGTGCATGAGCCCGATCACGGGCTGGTGCTGGAAATCGCCTTCGAGGGATTGCAGCGTTCGGCCCGGCACAAATCCGGCGTGGCGATGCGCTTTCCCCGCATCAGCCGATTGCGCTGGGACAAACCACCGCGCGAGGCCGACCGGCTGGAGACGCTGGAGCGGATGCTTCGGTCCGGGGCCACGATTCAGTCCGCGTGA
- a CDS encoding DUF6460 domain-containing protein, translating into MPNDDTRNLRVSHDSLSRFLGGSPLAVVFRLILLSTLVGVVLAAIGFDPWNIVHSIRLLVERVWNLGFDAINGLWRYFLLGAVIVIPIWLLSRLFGAPRGR; encoded by the coding sequence ATGCCGAACGACGATACCCGGAACTTGCGGGTCAGCCACGACAGCCTGTCGCGTTTCCTGGGCGGCTCGCCGCTGGCGGTTGTGTTTCGCCTCATCCTGCTGTCGACGCTGGTCGGGGTGGTGCTCGCGGCGATCGGCTTCGACCCCTGGAATATCGTGCACAGCATTCGCCTGCTGGTCGAACGCGTCTGGAATCTCGGCTTCGATGCGATCAACGGATTGTGGCGCTACTTCCTGCTCGGCGCCGTCATCGTGATTCCGATCTGGCTGTTGTCGCGCCTGTTCGGCGCGCCGCGCGGGCGGTAG
- a CDS encoding quinone-dependent dihydroorotate dehydrogenase → MIRAFDNFSLPLLRWLDPEDAHRMALQGLRLLPPIRQRADDPKLAVRAFGLNFPNPIGMAAGFDKSAEVPDALLKLGFGFVEIGSVTPRPQPGNPRPRVFRLERDEGVINRMGFNNDGAHVVLRRLAARAHSGGIVGVNVGANKDSGNRVADYVRLIEIFAPVASYFTVNVSSPNTPALRNLQQADALNELLARVIDARERVRQNAGDTPVLLKIAPDLTLAELDDVVHIARSRRIDGMIVGNTTLARPSSLRDQSRAKEQGGLSGRPLFRLSTRMVAETYVRTEGAFPLVGAGGIDSGGAALTKIRAGATLIQLYSSLVYKGLGLVDDIKRDLMSTLLRTGHDSLSDIVGADAATMTAEDWPA, encoded by the coding sequence GTGATCCGCGCCTTCGACAATTTCTCGCTGCCGCTGTTGCGCTGGCTCGATCCCGAGGACGCGCATCGCATGGCGTTGCAGGGATTGCGGCTGCTGCCGCCGATACGCCAGCGCGCTGACGATCCGAAACTCGCGGTTCGCGCCTTCGGTTTGAATTTTCCCAACCCGATCGGCATGGCCGCCGGCTTTGACAAGAGCGCCGAAGTCCCGGACGCGCTGCTGAAACTGGGATTCGGCTTTGTCGAGATCGGTTCGGTAACGCCGAGGCCGCAGCCCGGCAATCCGCGCCCGCGTGTGTTCCGGCTCGAACGCGACGAGGGCGTGATCAACCGCATGGGATTCAACAACGACGGCGCCCACGTCGTGCTGCGCCGGCTGGCGGCCCGCGCGCATTCCGGCGGCATCGTCGGCGTCAACGTCGGCGCCAACAAGGACTCGGGCAATCGCGTCGCCGACTATGTCAGGCTGATCGAAATCTTCGCGCCGGTGGCGAGCTATTTCACCGTCAACGTGTCGTCGCCCAATACGCCGGCCCTGCGCAACCTGCAGCAGGCGGACGCGCTCAACGAGTTGCTGGCAAGGGTGATCGACGCCCGCGAGCGGGTCCGTCAGAATGCCGGCGACACGCCGGTGCTGCTCAAGATCGCGCCCGACCTGACGTTGGCCGAACTCGATGACGTCGTGCACATCGCGCGCTCGCGCCGCATCGACGGCATGATCGTCGGCAACACGACATTGGCGCGGCCATCGAGCTTGCGCGATCAATCGCGTGCAAAAGAACAGGGCGGGCTGTCGGGACGGCCGCTGTTCCGGCTGTCGACCCGAATGGTGGCGGAAACCTATGTGCGCACCGAGGGCGCGTTCCCGCTTGTAGGGGCCGGCGGCATCGACTCCGGCGGCGCCGCACTGACCAAGATTCGCGCCGGTGCTACCCTGATCCAGCTTTATTCGTCGCTGGTCTACAAGGGACTCGGGCTGGTCGACGACATCAAGCGCGATCTGATGTCGACGCTGCTGCGGACGGGACACGACTCGCTGTCGGACATCGTCGGCGCGGACGCCGCGACAATGACGGCGGAAGATTGGCCAGCCTAG
- a CDS encoding DUF952 domain-containing protein → MRTIYKICPASAWREAERHGVFRGSADDLRDGFIHFSTASQLEGTARKHFVGQTGLLLIAIDADARGETLRWEVSRGGELFPHLYCELDLGHVTAVLDMRARPDGYHDIPELAP, encoded by the coding sequence GTGCGTACGATCTACAAAATCTGTCCTGCCTCGGCCTGGCGAGAGGCCGAACGGCACGGCGTTTTTCGCGGCAGCGCCGACGATCTGCGCGACGGATTCATTCATTTTTCCACCGCGTCCCAGCTCGAAGGCACGGCCCGCAAGCACTTCGTTGGCCAGACCGGGCTGCTCCTGATCGCGATCGATGCCGATGCACGCGGCGAGACGCTGCGCTGGGAAGTCTCGCGCGGCGGCGAGCTGTTTCCGCATCTCTATTGCGAGCTCGATCTCGGCCATGTCACGGCGGTGCTGGACATGCGCGCACGGCCGGACGGCTATCATGACATCCCGGAGCTTGCGCCGTGA
- a CDS encoding S24 family peptidase, whose protein sequence is MLTHAQIWTALDRLAERSGLSPSGLARKAGLDPTTFNKSKRITGDGRERWPSTESVAKALAATDTAIDTFVQFIEDTARATQAVPLLGFAEAGAGGYFDDGGFPVGKGWDEVGLPSVHDEHAYALEISGDSMKPAYRDGDVIVVSPGTSIRRGDRVVVKTRDGEVMVKELKRRTAKMIELQSLNPNHVNRTLAASDVEWIARIVWASQ, encoded by the coding sequence ATGCTGACACACGCCCAGATATGGACGGCGCTGGATCGTCTCGCGGAGCGTTCCGGCCTGTCGCCGTCGGGCCTTGCGAGAAAGGCCGGGCTCGACCCGACCACCTTCAACAAATCGAAACGCATCACCGGCGACGGCCGCGAGCGGTGGCCCTCAACCGAGTCGGTCGCGAAAGCGCTCGCCGCCACCGATACCGCGATCGACACCTTCGTGCAGTTCATCGAGGATACGGCGCGCGCGACGCAGGCGGTGCCGCTGCTCGGTTTCGCCGAGGCCGGCGCCGGCGGCTATTTCGACGATGGCGGCTTCCCTGTCGGCAAGGGCTGGGACGAGGTGGGTCTTCCCTCCGTCCATGACGAGCACGCCTATGCGCTGGAGATATCCGGCGACTCGATGAAGCCCGCCTATCGCGACGGCGACGTTATCGTGGTCTCGCCGGGGACGTCGATTCGGCGCGGCGACCGTGTGGTGGTGAAGACCAGGGACGGCGAGGTGATGGTGAAGGAACTCAAGCGCCGAACCGCGAAGATGATTGAACTGCAATCGCTCAATCCGAATCACGTCAACCGCACGCTGGCCGCCTCCGACGTGGAATGGATCGCGCGGATCGTGTGGGCGAGCCAATGA
- the acs gene encoding acetate--CoA ligase gives MSDKIYDVSADWAKRAWVDDAKYHEMYARSIKDPNGFWSEAAKRVDWITPFTKVENTSFELGKVSIKWFEDGVLNAAYNCIDRHLEERGDQTAIIWEGDDPSQSRHISYRELHDEVCKMANILRLRNVKKGDRVTIYLPMIPEAAYAILACARIGAIHSVVFGGFSPDSIAGRLRDCKSRVVITSDEGLRGGRTIAMKANVDTAIEKVNGEVDWVIVVKRTGGKVNMNPTRDVWYHEAAAVVESECPCEPMHAEDPLFILYTSGSTGQPKGVLHTTAGYLIFVAMTHQYVFDYHDGDIYWCTADVGWVTGHSYILYGPLCNGATTMMFEGVPNYPDNSRFWNVIDKHKVNIFYTAPTAIRALMQGGDDPVKKTSRASLRLLGSVGEPINPEAWEWYHRVVGDGRCPVVDTWWQTETGGIMISPLPGAIAQKPGSATRPFFGIVPEIVDADGKVLEGECSGNLCIARSWPAQVRTVYGDHARFEQTYFSSYKGKYFSGDGCRRDADGYYWITGRVDDVINVSGHRMGTAEVESSLVAHESVSEAAVVGYPHNIKGQGIYAYVTLMQGVEPSETLRKELVAWVRKDIGPIASPDLIQFAPGLPKTRSGKIMRRILRKIAEDEPSSLGDTTTLADPGVVTDLVKNRQNKKDGAVA, from the coding sequence ATGTCCGACAAGATTTATGACGTAAGCGCGGATTGGGCCAAGCGGGCCTGGGTCGACGACGCCAAATATCACGAGATGTACGCGCGCTCGATCAAGGACCCGAACGGGTTCTGGTCCGAGGCCGCCAAGCGGGTCGACTGGATCACGCCCTTCACCAAGGTCGAGAACACCTCGTTCGAACTCGGCAAGGTGTCGATCAAATGGTTCGAGGATGGCGTGCTCAACGCCGCCTACAACTGCATCGACCGGCATCTGGAAGAGCGCGGCGACCAGACCGCGATCATCTGGGAAGGCGACGATCCCTCGCAGTCGAGGCACATCAGCTATCGCGAACTGCACGACGAAGTCTGCAAGATGGCCAACATCCTGCGGCTGCGCAACGTCAAGAAGGGCGATCGCGTCACCATCTACCTGCCGATGATTCCGGAAGCCGCCTACGCCATTCTCGCCTGCGCGCGGATCGGCGCGATCCACTCGGTGGTGTTCGGCGGCTTCTCGCCCGATTCCATCGCCGGACGTCTGCGCGATTGCAAATCCCGCGTCGTCATCACCTCCGACGAGGGCCTGCGCGGCGGCCGCACCATCGCCATGAAGGCCAACGTCGATACCGCGATCGAAAAGGTCAACGGCGAGGTCGACTGGGTGATCGTCGTCAAGCGCACCGGCGGCAAGGTCAACATGAACCCGACGCGCGACGTCTGGTATCACGAGGCCGCGGCCGTGGTCGAAAGCGAATGTCCGTGCGAGCCGATGCACGCGGAAGACCCGCTGTTCATCCTCTACACCTCGGGCTCGACCGGACAGCCCAAGGGCGTGCTGCACACCACCGCCGGCTACCTGATCTTCGTGGCGATGACGCACCAGTACGTGTTCGACTATCACGACGGCGACATCTACTGGTGCACCGCCGACGTCGGCTGGGTCACCGGCCACAGCTACATTCTCTACGGGCCGCTGTGCAACGGCGCGACCACGATGATGTTCGAGGGCGTGCCGAACTATCCGGACAATTCGCGGTTCTGGAATGTGATCGACAAGCACAAGGTCAACATCTTCTACACCGCGCCGACCGCGATCCGGGCCTTGATGCAGGGGGGCGACGATCCGGTGAAGAAAACCTCGCGCGCAAGCCTGCGCCTGCTCGGCTCGGTCGGCGAGCCGATCAATCCGGAAGCCTGGGAATGGTACCACCGCGTGGTCGGCGACGGCCGCTGCCCGGTGGTCGATACCTGGTGGCAGACCGAGACCGGCGGCATCATGATCTCGCCGCTGCCGGGTGCGATCGCGCAGAAGCCCGGCTCGGCGACCAGGCCGTTCTTCGGAATCGTGCCCGAGATCGTCGATGCCGACGGCAAGGTGCTGGAAGGCGAATGCAGCGGCAATCTGTGCATCGCGCGGTCGTGGCCGGCCCAGGTGCGCACGGTCTATGGCGATCACGCCCGCTTCGAGCAGACTTACTTCTCCTCCTACAAGGGCAAGTACTTCTCCGGTGACGGCTGCCGCCGCGACGCCGACGGCTACTACTGGATCACCGGCCGCGTCGATGACGTCATCAACGTCTCCGGCCACCGCATGGGCACGGCGGAAGTCGAAAGCTCGCTGGTGGCGCACGAGAGCGTGTCGGAGGCTGCCGTGGTCGGCTATCCCCATAACATCAAGGGCCAGGGCATCTACGCCTACGTGACCCTGATGCAGGGCGTGGAGCCGAGCGAGACGCTGCGCAAGGAATTGGTCGCCTGGGTGCGCAAGGACATCGGCCCGATCGCGTCGCCCGACCTGATCCAGTTCGCGCCGGGCCTGCCGAAAACCCGTTCCGGCAAGATCATGCGCCGCATCCTGCGCAAGATTGCCGAGGACGAGCCGTCCAGCCTTGGCGACACCACGACGCTGGCCGATCCCGGCGTCGTCACCGACCTCGTCAAGAATCGTCAGAACAAGAAGGACGGCGCCGTGGCGTAG